Proteins encoded together in one Thermococcus barophilus MP window:
- a CDS encoding alkaline phosphatase family protein, whose protein sequence is MKILGIFIDALNPGFINETDTPFLYRLSNRGENIVSLESVLGFSTTIGATIFTGTYPDRHGIWIEYYYNPNYSPYSKIPLIKLSKPIDYIPIQIIRSGINFLLSKYVYPYYAKKLGYSELAPYNIPYKIITYFDVVTFKHYTEPKAFPVPSLVDVLIENGVSFYYSTHISEATLKNALSSDVSIFYFSKADLVGHIFGVGSKQHRNTLREIDRKVEHLVNTYRRKFGNNFEVLVFSDHGMANVNKKISTISWVKDKELGKKYLIAIESTMMRFWYFDERYKEKIREKLNSLGYGHLLSTKEKKQLRIHFSDNKYGEDIFLVDQGYVLYPSFKSWSIPKAMHGYHPALKEQQAVLISPTISGITEASVVDIMPTILKLLDLEIPKTVEGQPLVG, encoded by the coding sequence GTGAAGATTTTAGGAATATTCATAGATGCCTTAAACCCTGGGTTTATAAATGAAACGGACACTCCCTTTTTGTATAGATTGTCAAATAGAGGAGAGAATATAGTGTCATTGGAATCTGTATTGGGTTTCTCAACTACCATTGGTGCTACAATTTTCACCGGAACATATCCAGACAGGCATGGAATATGGATTGAATACTACTATAATCCGAATTATTCGCCATATTCGAAAATTCCTCTTATCAAATTATCAAAGCCTATTGATTATATTCCGATCCAAATTATACGCAGTGGAATAAACTTTTTGCTCTCAAAATATGTTTATCCTTATTATGCAAAAAAACTGGGTTATTCTGAGTTGGCACCATACAACATTCCTTATAAGATTATTACATACTTTGATGTAGTAACTTTCAAGCATTATACCGAACCTAAAGCTTTTCCAGTGCCTTCTCTTGTTGATGTCTTAATTGAAAATGGGGTATCATTCTATTACTCTACCCATATTAGTGAAGCAACACTTAAAAATGCATTATCTTCTGATGTTAGTATCTTCTATTTCAGCAAAGCGGATTTAGTTGGACATATATTTGGGGTTGGCTCAAAACAACATAGGAATACACTTAGAGAGATAGACCGAAAAGTTGAACATTTAGTCAATACCTATAGAAGGAAATTTGGAAATAATTTCGAAGTGCTTGTTTTTTCAGATCATGGTATGGCAAACGTAAATAAGAAAATTAGCACTATATCATGGGTAAAAGACAAGGAATTAGGCAAGAAGTATCTCATAGCAATAGAAAGTACTATGATGAGATTTTGGTATTTTGATGAGAGATACAAAGAAAAGATTAGAGAAAAACTCAACAGCTTGGGTTATGGCCACTTATTATCCACTAAAGAGAAAAAACAACTTAGGATACACTTTTCTGATAACAAATATGGTGAAGACATATTTTTGGTTGATCAAGGATATGTCTTATACCCAAGCTTTAAATCATGGAGCATACCTAAAGCTATGCACGGATATCACCCAGCTCTTAAAGAACAGCAGGCAGTATTAATTTCCCCTACTATTTCGGGA
- a CDS encoding glycosyltransferase family 4 protein — MRILQFVPYFLPYPGGQERYVYNLSKYLVKMGHEVRVITSNFPKSKKFEEIDGITVERYNLITRPLRNPIVPKFLQVPKRFKEFDIVHIHNEHAFSSMVAAYAKKKEDFPLVLTNHGQLKFGNYIADTIEKTYMKTFGKKILELSDIIVVNSESDKEFLSTIAPKISNKTYILHNAIDPEVLTKLAKEADGNEWTMDADIKILYVGRLIRRKGVEWLIKAIKIIKNSTSKKIKCILVGEGEDRNYFEMLVREYNLSDSVVFAGRISDKKLAWLYENSDIFVLPSLSEGLPTTILEAMYFSLPVVATDIPGNRDHFKDVAILVPPKDEKALANSLLMLLENENLAKQLSKAGKKLVEEKYTWDRVAREYEKLYKNIIDQRRLV; from the coding sequence TCCCGGAGGACAAGAAAGATACGTGTATAATCTAAGTAAATACTTAGTTAAAATGGGACATGAAGTTCGTGTTATAACGTCAAATTTTCCAAAATCCAAGAAATTTGAAGAAATTGATGGAATAACCGTTGAAAGATATAATCTAATCACAAGACCTTTAAGAAATCCAATTGTTCCAAAGTTCCTGCAAGTTCCTAAACGATTTAAGGAATTTGATATAGTTCACATTCACAATGAACATGCTTTTTCTTCAATGGTTGCAGCTTATGCCAAGAAAAAGGAAGATTTCCCGTTGGTTCTTACGAATCATGGACAACTAAAGTTTGGAAATTATATAGCTGATACAATAGAAAAGACTTATATGAAAACTTTTGGGAAGAAAATACTGGAGCTAAGTGATATAATAGTAGTAAATTCAGAGTCTGATAAAGAGTTTTTGTCTACTATCGCTCCAAAAATTTCCAATAAAACTTACATTCTCCACAATGCCATAGATCCAGAAGTTCTTACGAAATTAGCAAAAGAAGCAGATGGTAACGAGTGGACTATGGATGCAGACATCAAAATACTATATGTGGGACGGTTAATAAGGAGGAAGGGTGTAGAATGGCTAATTAAGGCTATAAAAATTATAAAAAATTCAACTAGCAAGAAAATAAAGTGCATATTAGTTGGAGAAGGTGAGGATAGAAATTATTTTGAAATGCTTGTACGAGAGTATAATCTTTCAGATTCGGTGGTGTTTGCAGGGAGGATTAGTGATAAAAAGCTAGCATGGCTTTATGAGAACTCGGATATTTTTGTTTTGCCCTCTCTATCGGAGGGATTACCCACTACAATTCTCGAAGCAATGTATTTCAGCTTACCTGTTGTCGCTACTGATATTCCGGGTAACAGAGATCATTTCAAAGATGTCGCAATCTTAGTTCCTCCAAAAGACGAAAAAGCTTTAGCCAACTCATTATTAATGTTACTTGAAAATGAAAATTTAGCAAAACAACTTTCAAAAGCTGGAAAAAAGCTTGTTGAAGAGAAATACACTTGGGACAGAGTTGCAAGAGAATATGAAAAGTTATACAAAAACATAATCGACCAAAGGAGGCTTGTCTAG